The following are encoded together in the bacterium genome:
- a CDS encoding heme-binding protein produces MPFADTKRLTSRGARTMMEAAIRKAEDFGIAVTVAIVDAGGHLLRLERMDGGRFHTIHSSTTKAVCAASNKRPTTTQGAQAQSLDTLHALGLALAAGPERWTAMEGGFPIIFENECLGGIGVSGGDWKQDEDIARAALEAVGAGFEIDK; encoded by the coding sequence ATGCCGTTTGCCGACACCAAGCGCCTGACCTCCCGGGGAGCCCGAACGATGATGGAGGCGGCCATCCGAAAGGCGGAGGACTTCGGCATCGCCGTCACCGTGGCGATTGTGGACGCGGGAGGACACCTGTTGCGCCTCGAGCGCATGGACGGCGGGCGTTTTCACACGATTCACTCCTCGACCACCAAGGCGGTGTGCGCGGCCTCGAACAAGCGCCCCACCACCACCCAGGGCGCCCAGGCGCAATCGCTCGACACCCTCCATGCGCTCGGGCTGGCCCTCGCCGCGGGGCCCGAGAGATGGACCGCGATGGAGGGCGGCTTCCCCATCATTTTCGAGAACGAATGCCTGGGTGGAATCGGCGTCAGCGGCGGGGACTGGAAACAAGACGAGGACATCGCCCGGGCCGCGCTGGAAGCGGTCGGCGCCGGGTTCGAGATCGACAAATAG